In a single window of the Alphaproteobacteria bacterium LSUCC0684 genome:
- the rpoC gene encoding DNA-directed RNA polymerase subunit beta' produces MNELMNPFGQAPSSQSFDKIKISIASPERIRSWSFGEIKKPETINYRTFKPEKDGLFCARIFGPVRDYECLCGKYKRMKYRGIVCEKCGVEVTLSKVRRERMGHIELASPVAHIWFLKSLPSRIGLLVDMTLKDLERVLYFENFVVIEPGLSPLQKGQMLSESEYYDALDEYGDDAFEAGIGAEAIKKVLEEIDLESERETVREELRETGSEAKRKKLVKRLKLIDAFLASGCRPEWMILDVVPVIPPELRPLVPLDGGRFATSDLNDLYRRVINRNNRLKRLIELRAPDIIVRNEKRMLQESVDALFDNGRRGRVITGVNKRPLKSLSDMLKGKQGRFRQNLLGKRVDYSGRSVIVVGPELKLHQCGLPKKMALELFKPFIYSRLELYGYSTTVKAAKRMVEKERPEVWDILEEVIREHPVMLNRAPTLHRLGIQAFEPVLVEGKAIQLHPLVCTAFNADFDGDQMAVHVPLSLEAQLEARVLMMSTNNILSPANGKPIIVPSQDIILGLYYQTLIREGEKGEGMIFSSPEEAMLAYDAGHVSLQAKVKVRVHTWEGESRVFRVVETSPGRAQLANIVPDNSSVPFELVNKLMTKKEISSVIDYVYRYCGQKETVIFCDRLMAMGFKKACEAGISFGIDDLNTPEKKAKFVDEAEAEVKNFEQQYQDGLITQGEKYNKVVDVWSRCTDLVADEMMKSISTIKPGEPVNSVYMMAHSGARGSAAQIKQLAGMRGLMAKPSGEIIETPIISSFKEGLNVLEYFNSTHGARKGLADTALKTANSGYLTRRLVDVAQDCIITEVDCGTQNGLNIRPVIDGGDVVDSLGERVLGRTAAEDILALSSDEVLVPAGSIINEEDVERIEAEGIDTILIRSVLTCETKVGVCGACYGRDLARGTSVNIGEAVGVIAAQSIGEPGTQLTMRTFHIGGAAQRGAEQSSIEAPIDGIVKFEDAALVVAPDGNAVVKNRHTELLLTDDQGRERSRYRLQYGAKIYVKDGNKVKAGQRLVEWDPYTIPIVSEVKGVVNYVDLVDGVSMREVTDEETGITNREVIDWKSQTKGKDLRPRLTMRDDKGDVLILDNGLEARYFLSVNAILSVENGAEVEAGEVLARIPRESSKTRDITGGLPRVAELFEARMPKDFAIISEIDGRVEFGADYKTKRRIRVIPLDDSIEPVEYMIPKGKLLAVQEGDVIRRGDLLLDGNPVPHDILNILGVEALAEYLVKEIQDVYRLQGVKINDKHIEVIVRQMLQKVEVTDAGETTLLVGEQVDREEFDAANAVAAAEGLAEAKGKPVLLGITKASLQTRSFISAASFQETTRVLTEAAVSGKEDTLGGLKENVIVGRLIPAGTGSVMSRLKAIAADRDRSIISQRQAELEALAADEESFAATGEDPEAVEAGAGE; encoded by the coding sequence CAAAAAGCCGGAAACCATCAACTACCGGACGTTCAAGCCGGAAAAGGATGGCCTGTTCTGTGCCCGGATCTTTGGCCCGGTCCGCGATTACGAATGCCTGTGCGGCAAGTATAAGCGGATGAAGTATCGCGGTATCGTCTGCGAGAAATGCGGCGTTGAAGTCACGCTTTCCAAAGTCCGGCGTGAACGGATGGGGCATATTGAACTCGCCTCACCGGTGGCGCATATCTGGTTCCTGAAATCCCTGCCGTCGCGGATCGGTCTTCTGGTCGACATGACGCTGAAGGATCTTGAACGTGTGCTTTATTTTGAAAACTTCGTTGTCATCGAGCCGGGTCTCTCGCCGCTGCAGAAAGGCCAGATGCTGAGCGAAAGCGAATATTACGATGCGCTTGATGAATATGGCGATGATGCGTTCGAGGCCGGTATCGGCGCGGAAGCGATCAAGAAGGTGCTCGAAGAGATCGACCTTGAATCCGAGCGCGAGACGGTGCGTGAAGAGCTTCGCGAAACCGGCTCGGAAGCCAAGCGCAAGAAACTGGTCAAGAGATTGAAGCTGATCGATGCGTTCCTTGCTTCAGGTTGCCGTCCGGAATGGATGATACTTGATGTCGTGCCGGTCATTCCGCCGGAACTGCGCCCGCTGGTACCGCTCGATGGGGGCCGTTTTGCGACCTCGGATCTCAATGATCTCTATCGCCGGGTGATCAACCGGAACAACCGCCTCAAGCGTCTGATCGAATTGCGCGCACCGGATATCATTGTGCGGAACGAGAAGCGGATGCTTCAGGAATCGGTGGATGCGCTGTTTGACAATGGCCGACGCGGCCGCGTCATTACCGGCGTGAACAAGCGCCCGCTCAAGTCACTTTCGGATATGCTGAAAGGCAAGCAGGGGCGCTTCCGCCAGAACCTCCTTGGCAAGCGCGTCGACTATTCGGGCCGTTCGGTCATCGTGGTCGGCCCCGAGCTCAAGCTGCATCAGTGCGGCCTGCCCAAGAAGATGGCGCTCGAACTGTTCAAGCCTTTCATCTATTCACGACTTGAGCTTTATGGCTACTCGACAACGGTCAAGGCCGCCAAGCGGATGGTGGAAAAGGAACGTCCGGAAGTCTGGGATATTCTCGAAGAAGTTATTCGCGAGCATCCGGTCATGCTGAACCGGGCGCCGACGCTGCACCGTCTTGGCATTCAGGCGTTTGAGCCGGTGCTGGTCGAAGGCAAGGCCATCCAGCTTCACCCGCTGGTCTGTACGGCCTTCAACGCTGATTTTGACGGCGACCAGATGGCGGTGCATGTGCCGCTTTCCCTTGAAGCCCAACTGGAAGCCCGGGTGCTGATGATGTCCACGAACAACATCCTGAGCCCGGCCAATGGCAAGCCCATCATCGTGCCGTCGCAGGATATCATTCTTGGCCTTTATTATCAGACGCTGATCCGTGAAGGCGAAAAGGGTGAAGGCATGATCTTCTCTTCCCCTGAAGAGGCGATGCTGGCCTATGACGCCGGGCATGTCAGCCTGCAGGCGAAAGTCAAGGTGCGTGTCCATACCTGGGAAGGTGAATCCCGTGTCTTTAGGGTGGTGGAAACTTCCCCGGGCCGGGCGCAACTCGCCAATATCGTGCCTGACAATTCCTCGGTTCCGTTTGAGCTTGTCAACAAGCTCATGACCAAGAAGGAAATTTCCAGCGTCATCGATTATGTCTACCGCTATTGCGGACAGAAGGAGACGGTGATCTTCTGTGACCGGCTGATGGCAATGGGCTTCAAGAAAGCCTGTGAAGCCGGTATTTCCTTTGGTATCGATGATCTCAATACCCCGGAGAAAAAAGCCAAATTCGTCGATGAGGCTGAAGCCGAAGTGAAGAACTTCGAGCAGCAGTATCAGGACGGTCTCATCACTCAAGGGGAGAAATACAACAAGGTTGTCGACGTGTGGTCACGCTGCACCGATCTTGTGGCTGACGAGATGATGAAATCGATCTCCACCATCAAGCCAGGTGAGCCGGTGAACTCGGTCTATATGATGGCGCATTCCGGTGCCCGTGGCTCTGCCGCCCAGATCAAGCAGCTGGCCGGCATGCGCGGCCTGATGGCCAAACCTTCGGGTGAGATTATCGAAACCCCGATCATTTCTTCCTTCAAGGAAGGCCTGAATGTGCTGGAATACTTCAACTCCACCCACGGGGCACGGAAAGGGCTGGCTGATACGGCACTGAAAACCGCCAACTCAGGATATCTGACCCGACGTCTTGTTGATGTGGCCCAGGACTGCATCATCACCGAAGTTGATTGCGGTACGCAAAACGGCCTGAACATTCGTCCGGTGATTGATGGTGGCGATGTTGTCGACAGCCTGGGTGAGCGTGTTCTCGGGCGTACGGCTGCCGAAGACATTCTTGCTCTTTCATCGGATGAGGTGCTGGTTCCCGCCGGTTCGATCATCAACGAGGAAGATGTCGAACGCATCGAGGCCGAGGGGATTGATACCATTCTTATCCGTTCGGTCCTGACCTGCGAGACCAAGGTTGGTGTCTGCGGGGCTTGCTATGGACGTGATCTGGCACGCGGCACGTCGGTGAATATCGGTGAAGCCGTGGGCGTTATTGCTGCCCAGTCCATCGGTGAGCCGGGCACCCAGCTGACCATGCGGACCTTCCATATCGGCGGCGCCGCCCAGCGTGGGGCCGAGCAATCCAGCATCGAAGCCCCGATCGACGGGATCGTCAAGTTCGAGGATGCCGCGCTTGTGGTTGCGCCTGATGGCAACGCGGTGGTCAAGAACAGGCACACCGAGCTGTTGCTGACCGATGATCAGGGGCGTGAGCGTTCACGCTACCGGCTCCAGTATGGCGCGAAGATCTACGTCAAGGACGGTAACAAGGTAAAAGCCGGCCAGCGGCTGGTAGAATGGGATCCATATACGATTCCGATCGTCTCCGAGGTCAAGGGAGTGGTCAATTATGTTGATCTTGTCGATGGCGTTTCCATGCGTGAGGTCACCGACGAGGAAACCGGCATCACCAATCGTGAGGTGATCGACTGGAAATCCCAGACAAAGGGCAAGGATCTGCGTCCACGCCTGACCATGCGGGATGACAAGGGGGACGTGCTTATTCTCGATAACGGGCTTGAGGCACGCTACTTCCTGTCGGTCAATGCCATTCTTTCCGTTGAAAACGGGGCCGAGGTCGAGGCCGGTGAAGTGCTCGCGCGTATTCCGCGGGAATCCTCAAAGACTAGAGATATCACCGGCGGTCTGCCGCGGGTGGCTGAACTTTTCGAAGCCAGGATGCCAAAGGATTTCGCCATCATCAGCGAGATTGACGGACGTGTTGAATTCGGTGCCGACTACAAGACCAAGCGCCGTATTCGCGTCATCCCGCTTGATGACAGCATCGAGCCGGTGGAATACATGATACCCAAGGGCAAGCTCCTGGCGGTTCAGGAAGGTGATGTCATTCGCCGGGGTGATCTGCTGCTCGACGGTAATCCGGTTCCCCATGATATTCTGAATATTCTAGGGGTTGAAGCGCTCGCTGAATATCTGGTCAAGGAAATTCAGGACGTCTACCGTCTCCAGGGCGTTAAGATCAATGACAAGCATATCGAGGTGATCGTCCGGCAGATGCTGCAGAAGGTTGAAGTTACCGATGCAGGTGAGACAACCCTTCTTGTGGGCGAGCAGGTGGATCGCGAAGAATTCGACGCTGCCAATGCCGTGGCCGCGGCCGAAGGCCTCGCTGAAGCCAAGGGCAAGCCTGTTCTTCTGGGAATCACCAAGGCTTCCCTGCAGACTCGTTCCTTCATCTCGGCGGCGTCCTTCCAGGAAACCACGCGTGTCCTGACCGAAGCTGCCGTCTCGGGCAAGGAAGATACGCTTGGTGGATTGAAGGAAAACGTGATTGTCGGCCGTCTTATCCCTGCCGGGACAGGTTCGGTCATGTCACGCCTGAAGGCGATTGCCGCTGATCGGGACCGCAGCATCATCAGCCAGCGACAGGCGGAACTCGAAGCTCTTGCTGCAGATGAGGAAAGTTTTGCAGCAACCGGGGAGGATCCGGAAGCGGTTGAAGCCGGTGCCGGGGAATAA
- the rpsL gene encoding 30S ribosomal protein S12, with amino-acid sequence MPTINQLIRHGRTRPVARNKVPAMEACPQKRGVCTRVYTTTPKKPNSALRKVARVRLTNGFEVTSYIPGEGHNLQEHSVVLIRGGRVKDLPGVRYHIIRGTLDTQGVADRRQRRSKYGAKRPK; translated from the coding sequence ATGCCGACGATTAACCAGTTAATTCGCCATGGACGGACGCGTCCAGTGGCCCGCAACAAGGTTCCGGCGATGGAAGCCTGCCCGCAGAAGCGCGGCGTTTGCACCCGTGTCTATACGACAACGCCGAAGAAGCCTAACTCTGCCCTGCGTAAAGTTGCACGTGTACGGCTGACCAATGGTTTCGAAGTAACAAGCTATATCCCTGGCGAAGGCCATAACCTGCAGGAACACTCGGTTGTGCTGATCCGCGGTGGCCGGGTAAAAGACCTTCCAGGTGTTCGTTATCATATCATTCGTGGCACGCTGGATACCCAGGGTGTTGCCGATCGTCGTCAGCGGCGGTCGAAATACGGCGCCAAACGGCCCAAATAA